The Ahaetulla prasina isolate Xishuangbanna chromosome 3, ASM2864084v1, whole genome shotgun sequence genome window below encodes:
- the PRDX1 gene encoding peroxiredoxin-1 — protein sequence MSSGNAFIGKPAPDFKATAVMPDGQFKDIKLSDYKGKYVVFFFYPLDFTFVCPTEIISFSDRSDEFKKINCEVIGASVDSHFCHLAWINTPKKQGGLGSMRIPLVSDTKRLIAKDYGVLKDDEGISFRGLFIIDEKGILRQITINDLPVGRSVDETLRLVQAFQFTDKNGEVCPAGWQPGSDTIKPDVKQSKEYFSKQK from the exons ATGTCCTCGGGAAATGCTTTCATTGGGAAACCAGCCCCAGACTTCAAAGCCACAGCAGTAATGCCAGATGGGCAGTTCAAAGATATTAAACTTTCTGACTACAAAG GGAAATACGTTGTATTCTTCTTCTATCCACTTGATTTCACCTTTGTCTGCCCAACTGAAATtatttcattcagtgaccgttctgATGAATTCAAGAAGATAAATTGTGAGGTGATTGGTGCTTCTGTTGATTCTCACTTTTGCCATCTAGCCTG GATCAACACTCCCAAAAAGCAGGGTGGACTAGGCAGCATGCGCATTCCTCTGGTTTCTGACACAAAACGTCTAATTGCTAAGGATTATGGTGTACTAAAGGACGATGAAGGCATTTCTTTCAG GGGCCTCTTTATCATCGATGAAAAGGGGATCTTGCGCCAGATCACAATCAATGATCTGCCTGTTGGTCGTTCAGTTGATGAGACACTCAGGCTAGTTCAGGCTTTTCAGTTTACAGACAAAAATGGAGAAG tGTGCCCAGCTGGTTGGCAACCTGGAAGTGACACTATCAAGCCAGATGTCAAGCAGAGTAAAGAGTATTTCTCCAAACAGAAATAA